A genomic region of Streptomyces rimosus contains the following coding sequences:
- a CDS encoding UDP-N-acetylmuramoyl-L-alanyl-D-glutamate--2,6-diaminopimelate ligase yields the protein MTTITPDPGNRSGTRPSLRPEGAAPGTLTAVSHADQSHNAQKDAAGKFPGAPRPERVRPTPLTDLAEQLGTSVPAAADAADTAVTGITHDSRAVRPGDVYAALPGARFHGADFAGQAADLGAAAVLTDPAGRERAAATGLPVLVVDEPRARMGALAVSIYGDPGQDLLQIGITGTSGKTTTAYLIDGGLRAAAEKSGGGKTGLIGTVESRIGDERLKSERTTPEATDLQALFAVMRERGVRAVTMEVSSHALVLGRVDGCVFDVAIFNNLSPEHMEFHSGMEDYFQAKAQLFTKARSKAGVVNIDDEYGKRLAAGESEVPVTTFSAEGHPDADWRAADVEVGALGSTFTVLGPDGVSVRAAAPIPGPFNVANALAAITALAVAGVDPQTAADGVAAVPGVPGRLERVDAGQKYLAVVDYAHKTDAVESVLRALRKVTEGRIHAVLGCGGDRDPHKRKPMGAAVARLADTAVLTSDNPRGEDPLAILATMLAGAAEVPVHERGTVLVEEERAAAIAAAVARAEPGDTVIVAGKGHEQGQDIAGVVRSFDDRQVLRRAIEASLNSQQPNHQG from the coding sequence GTGACGACCATCACCCCCGACCCCGGGAACCGCTCCGGGACCCGGCCCTCACTTCGCCCCGAGGGCGCCGCGCCCGGTACGCTCACCGCCGTGTCACACGCTGATCAGTCCCACAACGCCCAGAAGGACGCCGCCGGGAAATTCCCGGGAGCGCCCCGCCCAGAGCGGGTCCGTCCCACCCCCCTGACGGACCTCGCCGAGCAGTTGGGCACCTCGGTGCCGGCCGCGGCGGACGCCGCCGATACCGCCGTCACCGGCATCACCCACGACTCACGGGCCGTGCGCCCCGGTGACGTCTACGCCGCGCTGCCCGGTGCCCGCTTCCACGGCGCCGACTTCGCGGGCCAGGCGGCCGACCTCGGCGCCGCGGCGGTCCTGACCGACCCGGCGGGCCGTGAGCGCGCCGCCGCCACCGGACTGCCCGTCCTGGTCGTGGACGAGCCGCGGGCCCGGATGGGCGCGCTCGCCGTCTCGATCTACGGGGACCCGGGCCAGGACCTCCTCCAGATCGGCATCACCGGCACCTCCGGCAAGACCACCACCGCGTACCTGATCGACGGCGGGCTGCGGGCCGCCGCCGAGAAGTCCGGCGGCGGGAAGACGGGGCTCATCGGCACCGTCGAGTCCCGTATCGGCGACGAGCGCCTGAAGTCCGAGCGCACCACCCCCGAGGCCACCGACCTCCAGGCGCTGTTCGCCGTCATGCGCGAGCGCGGCGTGCGCGCGGTGACCATGGAGGTCTCCAGCCACGCGCTGGTCCTCGGCCGCGTCGACGGCTGCGTCTTCGACGTCGCGATCTTCAACAACCTCAGCCCGGAGCACATGGAGTTCCACTCCGGGATGGAGGACTACTTCCAGGCCAAGGCCCAGCTGTTCACCAAGGCCCGCAGCAAGGCCGGCGTGGTCAACATCGACGACGAGTACGGCAAGCGGCTGGCCGCCGGCGAGTCCGAGGTGCCGGTCACCACGTTCTCCGCCGAGGGCCACCCGGACGCCGACTGGCGCGCCGCCGACGTCGAGGTCGGCGCGCTCGGCTCCACCTTCACCGTGCTGGGCCCCGACGGCGTGTCCGTACGGGCCGCCGCGCCCATCCCGGGCCCCTTCAACGTCGCCAACGCGCTGGCCGCCATCACGGCCCTGGCCGTGGCCGGCGTGGACCCGCAGACCGCCGCCGACGGCGTCGCCGCGGTGCCCGGCGTCCCCGGCCGCCTGGAGCGCGTGGACGCCGGCCAGAAGTACCTGGCGGTCGTCGACTACGCCCACAAGACCGACGCGGTCGAATCGGTGCTGCGCGCCCTGCGCAAGGTCACCGAGGGCCGTATCCACGCCGTGCTGGGCTGCGGCGGCGACCGCGACCCGCACAAGCGCAAGCCGATGGGCGCGGCGGTCGCCCGCCTCGCCGACACCGCCGTACTGACCTCCGACAACCCCCGCGGCGAGGACCCCCTCGCGATCCTCGCCACCATGCTCGCGGGCGCCGCCGAGGTGCCCGTCCACGAGCGCGGCACCGTGCTGGTCGAGGAGGAGCGGGCCGCCGCCATCGCGGCCGCCGTGGCCCGCGCCGAGCCCGGCGACACCGTGATCGTCGCGGGCAAGGGCCACGAGCAGGGCCAGGACATCGCCGGAGTGGTCCGCTCCTTCGACGACCGACAGGTGCTGCGCCGGGCCATCGAGGCTTCGTTGAACTCGCAGCAGCCGAACCACCAGGGATGA